The Candidatus Eisenbacteria bacterium genome includes a region encoding these proteins:
- the clpP gene encoding ATP-dependent Clp endopeptidase proteolytic subunit ClpP encodes MGLVPIVVEQTGRGERAYDIYSRLLKDRIIFIGTGIDDQVANLVVAQMIFLEAEDPERDINLYIHSPGGSVTAGLAIYDTMQFVKPDVATLCMGQAASMGAVLLAGGAKGKRSVLPNSRIMIHQPWGGTQGQVTDIEIYTKEVKTMKDLLNGILSKHCGRTVEQVERETDRNNFMSADEAKTYGLVDEIISKRK; translated from the coding sequence ATGGGTCTCGTACCGATCGTCGTCGAGCAGACCGGGCGCGGAGAACGCGCCTACGACATCTACTCGCGGCTCCTCAAGGACCGCATCATCTTCATCGGCACCGGGATCGACGACCAGGTCGCGAACCTGGTGGTCGCTCAGATGATCTTCCTCGAGGCCGAGGATCCGGAGCGCGACATCAATCTCTACATCCATAGCCCCGGCGGCAGCGTCACCGCGGGCCTCGCGATCTACGACACCATGCAGTTCGTGAAGCCGGACGTCGCCACGCTGTGCATGGGACAGGCGGCCAGCATGGGCGCGGTCCTGCTCGCCGGCGGCGCCAAGGGCAAGCGCTCGGTGCTCCCGAACTCGCGCATCATGATCCACCAGCCGTGGGGCGGCACCCAGGGCCAGGTGACCGACATCGAGATCTACACCAAGGAAGTGAAGACGATGAAGGACCTCCTGAACGGAATCCTGTCGAAGCACTGCGGCCGGACCGTCGAGCAGGTCGAGCGGGAGACCGATCGCAACAACTTCATGTCGGCGGATGAAGCGAAGACGTACGGGCTCGTCGACGAGATCATCTCGAAGCGCAAGTAG